The segment ACATTGACCATTCCTGATTCGACTTTTGCTGATGTTATCTGAGCTGTATAGTGAATGTTAAGGTCAATCACCTTTGTGTCCACAACTTTGGACCCGCTGGTCAGATTAAGACTCAGCTTGTTGTATTTTGAATTTCCAATCTCCATTATCGGTTTGATCTCTGTATATGTTTTCCCCGGCGCTAAATTATTTATGTGCAGAGTATTTGTGCCTCCTGTAATCTTGTTCGGCCCAAAATGCAGATATACTCCGAGACCTATTGTGCCTGTAACGCTCTTTGGTCCTGCATTTTTTACTGTTACTTCATACTGCCATTCGCATGAACTTGCTGATTCTTTAAGTTTTAGAGAATCGATTTTCAGCCCCGCCACTCCTATATCGATAGTGGCTGTCTTTGGATTGAGAGATGTTTTAGGCTGGACTGATTTAAAAGGCGGCTGTGTATCTGCGGCAAAACCAGTTATGCAAAAAGCAAAGGAGATAATTAAAACTGAAATAATCCTGAATGTATTTTTCATAAACCCTCCAAAAAATAATACTGTTTTAGTCTCTTTAAAAACTGCTCAACGCAATGAAAGTATAGGAAATTTGATTGCGGTTTACAAGGAGAAAATTAAAAATGGCGGTGTGTATTTTGAAAAAATCCGAACTCTTCGCCGCACTTTTCGCATTTATACTCAAATATAGGCATTGTATCTCATGATTGATTGCTGCGTAAATTATTATATTACACGGCATAGAGCAGCAGAGACAATCCCTACAAAATCCTCTCTGCCATTTTCGATTGTTTTGTAATATCTTCTGCTTGACTACAGCAACCTTGATTACTATAATTTGACATGATGTTGAAGAAACTGAAAAGAGAATGCTGGGAGCTTCCAGGTATATTATTAATTCCATGAATAGACCAAAATCACCATGAAGAAGCAAGAGATTATAAAAAACCCTTTGACACTTATCGCTACATTCGCTAGTCTTTCTGATGTGGCCATGACAGCAGTGCTACCATTTCTATCAACCGAAATTCAGAATATCTTAATTTGGTTTGTTATCGGATATCCAGTGCTACTGGTGTGCGGCTTTTTTTATATTTTAATTTGGAAAAGAGAAGCATTATATGCTCCTTCCGATTTTAAAGATGATGCTTCATGGCTTGAGGTGCTACAAAACTCCCAACGCAATATCCTTAACAAATATCCAGTGGAACCAGCTATCTCCGCTGCATCCAAATCAAAAGCCAATTATCAACAAGCAACAGATTTTACGCATTTGAATAACAACTTATTTTACTCTTTTCTTAAATCTCTGGATATAAAACATTCTGATATAGAAAAAATTGTTTTAAGTGTTGATGATGCAGATAAGCTCCCAGATATTGTATCTTCCCTAACATCCAATAAAGGAATCAATGATAAAGTGAAGAGAGTATTGGCTGAGTTTCCAAGCAGTAAGGACGATTTTTTTAAATTGAAATCAATTCTGAAAGGAGGGTGTAAATGATCTCTGGCATTTACTTAGTCTCATTCGTAGCTAATAATAATACGTTTGGGGAGGGGATTGTTGTTGTTAAAGACGGATCGGTAAACGGAGCTGACGCAACCTATCTATATCGCGGCCACCTTGATTATTACGGAGATGGTATTAAAGCATCTGTGGAAGTAAAACACTACAGAGGCCCTATCAATTCTGTACTAGGACCGATAAAGCAATTCAACCTCAGTCTCTCTGGAAAGTTGTCTGGCAATAACTTTCAAGTCTCTGGAGGCATGGCAACTATGCCTAGTGTATCAATAACTATTACAGGGTCTAAAATTGCTGATTTGGCAGAATAATAAATAGTATAATTTTAGTTTTATCAGGGACACATCCCGTAGTTTTATCAGGGACACATCCCGTATTTCCATTTATGTCGTTATTTTCTCTCACCAAAAGCAGTATAAGACAAATTTTCAGAGAATTACAAGGACAACATGAATGGCGGAGGGGGTGAGATTCGAACTCACGGTAGAGTTGCCCCTACAACGATTTTCAAGACCGTCGCCTTCAACCGCTCGGCCACCCCTCCAAAGGGTTTTATTATACCAAAAACAAGTTCAGAGTTGTTTTTTAAAAAGGAATATAAAGTATAAAATCAGAAATAAATATCAGGAAGCTATTTTTGTCTTCTTCTCTTTTGCCTTTTCAAAAATCTCAGGCGCATTGAATGTGCCGTTGATTGCCTGTACAGGACATTTCTCCGTGCAGATTCCGCAGCCAATGCACTTATCTTTGTCTATAACATGCTTCTTCTTTAATTCGCCTGACGCTGCATTAACAGGACAGACTTTTGTACATATCTGACAGCCGATGCAGTTGTCCATTACAAATGCTTTTGACCTGTGAGGGATAAAATCAGTAATAGCTTTTGTAGGGCATTTCGGAACGCACAAGCCGCAGACTTTGCATTTGCTTATATCTATTCTCGCAAGATTATCAGTCATTACAGGAGCATTGAACGGACACACTTTAAGACACATTCCGCATGCAATGCATCCTATTGTGCAGTTCTTTTTTGTCTCGGGTCCTTTGTCTTTTGAATGACATGTTACAAGAACTTCTTTTGACGCAGGCAAAACTTCTATGACTTTTGTCGGACATGCCTGTTCGCATTTTCTGCATCCAGTGCATTTTTTGATATCAACAAATGGAAGGTGGTCTTCTGTCATTTTAATTGCATCAAAAGGACATACTCTCTCGCATGTGCCGTATCCAAGGCATCCGTATCTGCATGCCTTGTCCCCGCCGCCTGCAAGGATCACTGCCCTGCAGTCCTGAACGCCTTCGTATTTAAATCTCTTTACTGATTTAGACCAGCCGCCCTGGCACATTATCCTTGCAAAAATAGGCTCTGTTGTTACAGCAGCTTTGCCTGTGATCCTCGCTATCTCTTCTGCTGTATGTTTTCCTCCTGGAGCGCAGAGATTCGTGGCAATGTCAGGATTTGTTGCAACAGCTTCGGCATAACCCTGACATCCTGCAAATCCGCATGCTCCGCAGTTAGCGCCCGGAAGTACGTCTCTCACCTGTTCGACTTTAGGGTCTGTCTTAACAGCGAACTTTGCTGCTGCAAAGGCAAGCCCAATCCCAAAAACTATTCCAAGTCCAACAAGGAACAATAATGTGAAAAACAATATCTGTGTGATATCTATCGGACCACTGACATCGATCTCACCGCCAACACCTGCATGAGCTGATGCAGAAAATATCAGAAAAAATATGACGGTTGTTATAAAAACCTTTTTTGTCATCTGCTTGATTTATTCTCCAAAAATAATTTTATTTATCTATAGAGTAATCAGTCCTGCAAACCCGAGAAATGCCAGAGCTATTAGACCAGTGACTATAAATGATATAGGCAGTCCCTGAAATGCCTTTGGAATATTTGCAACCTCAAGCCTTTCTCTTATGCTTGCCATGATTATCATCGCAAGGCTGAAACCCACACCTGAACCAAAACCAAAAACCATGCTCTGTATGAACCCGTATCCTGATGAGACATTCTCAAGAGGAACAGCAAGTATAATGCAGTTTGTGGTAATAAGCGCAAGGTAGATGCCAAGCCTGTAATAAAGTCCAGGGGAAATTTTTTTCATTATAGTATCTGCTGCTTGAACAAATCCTGCGACAACTCCGATGAATATTACTATTTCAAGAAAACCCAGTCCGAGTGGAACCATTATGAATTTATATATTATCCAGTTCAGCGCAGCGCTGATTATCATCACAGATGTAAATGTGATGCTCATGCCTATCGCAGTATCCATTCTTCTTGTTACTCCGAAGAATATACAAAGACCAAGGTATTTTGTGAAAACAAAATTATTTATAAGGGATGCTGCAATAAATATCTCAAAGAGTTGTGTAAATTCCATGTCTTATCTCCTAATGACCCTTAGGCGTCTGAGGCGCTCCGCCAAAAAATTTAATGTCTATCCAGTTGAAAATACCCATGAGAATTCCCACCGCAAAAAACCCTCCTGTTGGAAGAACCATAATCAGAAGAGGCTTTGCATTAACTATTGGGATGTCCCATACCGATCCCTTTCCCAAGAGTTCCCTGAAAAATCCTATAACAACCAGAGCAAGCAGAAATCCTAATCCTACTCCGAGTCCGTCGACCAGTGACGGCACAGTCTTGTTCTTGCTTGCAAATATCTCTGCCCTTGACAGTATTATTGCAAACGCTACTATCAACTTTATGTACAAACCCATCTGCGCATAGACATCCCTGAAATAAGCAGCCATCGTAAGGTCAGTTACAGTGACCCATGTTGCAATGATAAACATATATACAGGGATTCTTACCTTCGGGTTAATAAACTTTCTTATAAGCGATACAGTGATATTCACCATTATCTGAACAAATACAACTGCAACACCCATCATGAATCCGTTTTTGAGCCTATTCGTAACAGCAACTGCAGGACAGAGACTTAGCGCGACTCTGAATATCGGATTCTCTGAAAAAATTCCATTTTTGATTAACGCAAGATAACTTATCTTTTTACTGTTCATTTTTTGCTCCGGAATATTTCTCTTTGAGGAGTTTTACCGCATCCTTAACGCTGTTTGTAACAGCTCTGCTAGAAATTGTTGCGCCTGAGATCGCCTGTATTTTATCTGTGCCTTCAACCTTTACCACCTCAAGCTGGTCTATCATCTTGGACTCAAAACGTTTTTTGAAATACTCCTGTTCTATCTCATCGCCAAGCCCAGGCGTCTCGCCATGACCTAGTATGCTTATGCCTTTCACCTTCATCTCTTTGTCAACTGAGACAAGCACATTTATGTAACTTGAATATCCTTTGCCGTATGTTGTAATAAGATATCCTATTGTCTCGCCGTTTTTTTTGCCTTCAAAATATTTTCCTTTTTTCCCAAAAGGCTTCCACTCTCCGGCTTCCACAATAGCATCTGCATCAGGCATCATTGCCTTTCTTGCAAGCGTCTCTTCCTGCTCCTTTTTCTCTTTTATAACAGGCGCTGTTATTGCAAAAACACTAGCCATAATAAACCCCGCTATAACAAATATTATCACCAGGCTGAATGTTATCTTTAACATTTCTCTCATAGCTCTTTTTTCCTTATAGAGCCGAAAACCTCTGACCTCATAGCCCTGTCAATCAGCGGAGTGAAACAATTCATTAGGAGTATTGCGAACATTACCCCTTCAGGATAGCCGCCTTTTATTCTTATCAGCATAGTGAGTATGCCGCAGCCTGTTCCAAAAACAATTTGTCCTCTTCTAATAGAAGGAGATGTTACATAGTCTGTTGCCATAAAAAATGCGCCGAGTATTAGGCCGCCGCTTAAAAGATGGACTATCGGATCTCCTGTGAAAAATGCGATATTGCCTGTTAAAGGATTTTTGCCTCCGAATATCCATGCGAGCAATGCTGATGTTGCAAGATATGAAAGAGGAATATGCCATGTTATATATCTCTTATATAAAAGAAATGCTGCTCCTATTAATAAAGCCAGCACTGATGTCTCGCCGATTGAACCTGCTCTATAACCGAGAAACAGCTGCGCATATAAGTTGCTCTTGTCTCCAAAGACTTCGATTAATCTTGTTATGCCCTCTTCTTTCAGAATGCCTAAGGGGGTTGCTGTTGTTTTTGCATCAAGCGCAAAGAATGCTGCTGTAGGCTCTGACCAGATTGTCATCGCCTTTGGAAATGATATGAGTACAAATGCCCTTCCTATAAGTGCTGGATTAAATATATTGTATCCAATCCCTCCAAAAAGCTGCTTTGTTATGATGATCGCAACTATCGCACCTATAACCGGGATATGAATCGTGAAAGGATTGATGGACAATAATGAAGGAGGCATGTTCAACCCGAGCAAAAGACCTGTGAGCACAGCGCTTCCGTCAGTTATTGTTATTTTTTTGCCTGATAATTTCTGCATTACATATTCTGAAAGCACCGAAATCAACATACACAAGGCTGTTATGAATAAAGCCTTTGGTCCGAAGAAATAAACTCCCATGAAAAAAGCAGGGAGAAGAGAAAGGCTTACTGCCCACATTATGCGGGTAGTGGATTCTTCATCTTTTATAT is part of the Nitrospiraceae bacterium genome and harbors:
- a CDS encoding Fe-S cluster domain-containing protein, with the translated sequence MTKKVFITTVIFFLIFSASAHAGVGGEIDVSGPIDITQILFFTLLFLVGLGIVFGIGLAFAAAKFAVKTDPKVEQVRDVLPGANCGACGFAGCQGYAEAVATNPDIATNLCAPGGKHTAEEIARITGKAAVTTEPIFARIMCQGGWSKSVKRFKYEGVQDCRAVILAGGGDKACRYGCLGYGTCERVCPFDAIKMTEDHLPFVDIKKCTGCRKCEQACPTKVIEVLPASKEVLVTCHSKDKGPETKKNCTIGCIACGMCLKVCPFNAPVMTDNLARIDISKCKVCGLCVPKCPTKAITDFIPHRSKAFVMDNCIGCQICTKVCPVNAASGELKKKHVIDKDKCIGCGICTEKCPVQAINGTFNAPEIFEKAKEKKTKIAS
- the rsxE gene encoding electron transport complex subunit RsxE, whose protein sequence is MNSKKISYLALIKNGIFSENPIFRVALSLCPAVAVTNRLKNGFMMGVAVVFVQIMVNITVSLIRKFINPKVRIPVYMFIIATWVTVTDLTMAAYFRDVYAQMGLYIKLIVAFAIILSRAEIFASKNKTVPSLVDGLGVGLGFLLALVVIGFFRELLGKGSVWDIPIVNAKPLLIMVLPTGGFFAVGILMGIFNWIDIKFFGGAPQTPKGH
- a CDS encoding RnfABCDGE type electron transport complex subunit G gives rise to the protein MREMLKITFSLVIIFVIAGFIMASVFAITAPVIKEKKEQEETLARKAMMPDADAIVEAGEWKPFGKKGKYFEGKKNGETIGYLITTYGKGYSSYINVLVSVDKEMKVKGISILGHGETPGLGDEIEQEYFKKRFESKMIDQLEVVKVEGTDKIQAISGATISSRAVTNSVKDAVKLLKEKYSGAKNEQ
- a CDS encoding RnfABCDGE type electron transport complex subunit D, producing MTAKENELIVSTSPHIKDEESTTRIMWAVSLSLLPAFFMGVYFFGPKALFITALCMLISVLSEYVMQKLSGKKITITDGSAVLTGLLLGLNMPPSLLSINPFTIHIPVIGAIVAIIITKQLFGGIGYNIFNPALIGRAFVLISFPKAMTIWSEPTAAFFALDAKTTATPLGILKEEGITRLIEVFGDKSNLYAQLFLGYRAGSIGETSVLALLIGAAFLLYKRYITWHIPLSYLATSALLAWIFGGKNPLTGNIAFFTGDPIVHLLSGGLILGAFFMATDYVTSPSIRRGQIVFGTGCGILTMLIRIKGGYPEGVMFAILLMNCFTPLIDRAMRSEVFGSIRKKEL